The following are from one region of the Aspergillus chevalieri M1 DNA, chromosome 1, nearly complete sequence genome:
- a CDS encoding uncharacterized protein (COG:O;~EggNog:ENOG410Q5DC;~InterPro:IPR001841,IPR013083;~PFAM:PF12861,PF00097,PF13639): MHPFSSVVSTIYTMSDPDVYVPSKTEKGPLHARDVEQARMPCFLGLDYPEDNGQFPETCPLCFDDMTHDSIFRRLPCNHLIHKQCIDKWLCTKDGSCPFCRETFYHLRRPIVVRKSLPEPIDDEDKDELEIGRAAFVLWWKKMLCLKECP; encoded by the exons ATGCATCCTTTTTCATCAGTTGTCTCCACAATCTATACCATGTCCGATCCCGATGTTTATGTCCCCTCAAAAACCGAAAAGGGACCATTACATGCCCGAGATGTCGAACAAGCCCGGATGCCCTGCTTCCTGGGCCTGGACTATCCAGAAGATA ACGGCCAATTCCCCGAAACCTGCCCTCTCTGCTTCGACGACATGACCCACGACTCGATATTTCGACGTCTCCCCTGCAACCACCTCATCCACAAACAATGCATAGATAAATGGCTGTGTACAAAAGATGGGAGCTGTCCGTTCTGTCGGGAGACATTTTACCACTTGCGCAGGCCGATTGTGGTTCGGAAGTCGTTGCCGGAGCCTATAGATGATGAGGATAAGGATGAGTTGGAGATAGGGCGGGCTGCATTTGTGCTTTGGTGGAAGAAAATGTTGTGTTTG AAGGAATGCCCATAA
- a CDS encoding uncharacterized protein (COG:S;~EggNog:ENOG410PUHW;~InterPro:IPR000073,IPR029058;~PFAM:PF12697), which translates to MQPFKLNLPNGAQLTGIHNIPPCSSSLLKYRPLIVGLHGSTYDCQYFDANASHSASITSSALGIPFVAIDRPGFGGTTSLPPTPAISSFFQETGSWLHHYTLPALWTEFGVPNECNCIALLCHSLGAMGGIVAAALHSQDTKQNRTSLYPLGGIIVSGIGEQLLPEMKENPVPYDLHHLPTHVTFPLEMKDSLMFRPGTADPGILTKSEQLNSPTPFGEIDSLRTGWVGRWQKEWACFVVAPVMFGIAEHDCFFESGQAHLRECIGAFENSGRVDGSVIKGAPHCMELSYWSQGWYARCFGFAVECAVSLEADKGS; encoded by the coding sequence ATGCAGCCCTTCAAGCTAAACCTCCCCAACGGCGCCCAATTAACCGGCATCCACAATATCCCACCATGCTCTTCATCCCTTCTCAAATATCGCCCCCTAATTGTCGGCCTTCACGGCAGTACTTATGACTGCCAGTACTTTGACGCCAATGCCTCACATTCAGCATCGATAACGAGTTCTGCACTGGGAATACCATTCGTCGCAATCGACCGTCCTGGTTTCGGTGGGACAACTTCCCTTCCGCCAACCCCCGCGATTTCTAGCTTCTTCCAGGAAACCGGCTCCTGGTTACACCATTACACTCTACCGGCATTATGGACTGAGTTTGGTGTCCCAAATGAGTGCAACTGCATTGCCCTTCTCTGTCACAGCCTGGGGGCAATGGGTGGCATTGTCGCTGCCGCTTTACACAGCCAAGATACGAAACAGAACAGAACCTCGTTATATCCATTAGGAGGCATCATCGTCTCCGGAATCGGGGAACAGCTACTCCCCGAGATGAAGGAAAATCCCGTGCCTTATGATCTCCACCACCTACCCACACATGTCACCTTTCCGTTGGAGATGAAGGATAGTCTGATGTTTCGTCCGGGAACCGCCGACCCAGGGATTCTAACGAAAAGTGAACAACTGAACAGTCCTACACCGTTTGGAGAAATTGACAGCTTGCGCACTGGGTGGGTTGGTAGATGGCAGAAAGAATGGGCTTGTTTTGTGGTGGCGCCGGTGATGTTTGGGATAGCGGAGCATGATTGTTTTTTTGAGTCTGGTCAGGCGCATTTGAGGGAATGTATTGGGGCTTTCGAGAATAGTGGGCGCGTGGATGGGAGTGTTATCAAGGGAGCACCGCATTGTATGGAGTTGAGTTATTGGTCGCAGGGGTGGTATGCGCGGTGTTTTGGGTTTGCTGTGGAGTGCGCTGTTAGTCTTGAAGCGGACAAAGGATCATGA
- the GRE2_1 gene encoding methylglyoxal reductase (NADPH-dependent) gre2 (COG:V;~EggNog:ENOG410PJT2;~InterPro:IPR001509,IPR036291;~PFAM:PF01073,PF16363,PF13460,PF07993,PF01370;~go_function: GO:0003824 - catalytic activity [Evidence IEA]), with product MARVLLTGGTGFIGAHILNELLARGHTVLAAVRSQLKGQQLLCRYTPDVAKRISTIIVEDITKEGAFDQALQAAPLDVVIHCASPFYYRPNNPEEDMLRPAIRGTVGILESVKKRAPSVKRVIITSSFAAIINFNSHPPVYSEKVWNPVTYEQALNPALSYPGSKKLAEEAAWAFMRDEQPSFALTTICPPLVYGPVANRLDSLDNINTSQLPHPGYHPRQAIDIPEAANERFLVTAGHYDNKVIVEIIREEFPQLKERLPSRDLAGDLPTDVYKFDNSKSVNLLGVNYQSLRVSVRDTVATLLEQGNV from the exons ATGGCCCGAGTTCTTCTCACAGGCGGTACCGGTTTCATCGGAGCTCATATTCTCAATGAGCTTCTTGCTCGCGG GCACACAGTTCTAGCAGCCGTGCGCTCCCAGCTCAAAGGCCAGCAACTCCTCTGTCGGTATACCCCCGATGTGGCGAAGCGGATATCTACAATTATAGTAGAAGACATCACCAAAGAAGGCGCCTTTGATCAAGCTCTTCAAGCAGCTCCATTGGACGTCGTGATCCACTGCGCCAGTCCCTTTTACTACCGTCCCAATAATCCCGAGGAAGATATGCTCCGGCCCGCTATCCGTGGCACAGTTGGTATTCTCGAATCTGTGAAGAAACGCGCGCCCTCCGTTAAAAGAGTCATAATAACCTCTTCGTTTGCGGCCATTATCAACTTCAATTCCCACCCGCCGGTTTACTCTGAGAAGGTGTGGAATCCAGTGACTTATGAACAAGCACTGAATCCCGCTCTCAGCTATCCTGGAAGCAAGAAACTGGCTGAAGAGGCTGCTTGGGCATTCATGAGGGACGAGCAGCCCTCGTTTGCGCTCACCACCATCTGCCCACCGCTCGTCTATGGTCCCGTTGCCAACCGTCTAGATTCTCTCGACAATATCAACACATCCCAACTCCCGCATCCGGGATATCATCCTCGGCAA GCTATCGATATCCCAGAAGCAGCCAATGAGAGGTTCTTGGTTACCGCTGGACATTATGATAACAAGGTCATTGTGGAGATTATCCGTGAGGAGTTCCCGCAACTCAAGGAGAGGCTTCCGTCGAGGGATCTGGCGGGAGATTTGCCGACGGATGTGTATAAGTTTGATAATTCCAAGTCTGTGAATTTGTTGGGCGTTAATTATCAGTCTTTAAGGGTATCTGTAAGAGATACTGTTGCTACGCTTCTGGAGCAGGGGAACGTGTAG
- a CDS encoding C2HC-type zinc finger protein (COG:S;~EggNog:ENOG410PZ3X;~InterPro:IPR036875,IPR001878;~go_function: GO:0003676 - nucleic acid binding [Evidence IEA];~go_function: GO:0008270 - zinc ion binding [Evidence IEA]), which translates to MPTYEAPTISDHEESALSAEPETTDSQETPSTMSQSNDSNSVHQRPRQILPDPEVFKGDIASYQNFKHLLKAKLHVDRKALGGPYECLWYAYGRLSGNAASHILPWMIANADSPTMVNDDTVTKLFEHLDFNYMDKELQRKAMYNLSTLKQGNKTINELLATFDRYLMEAGQQNQPDNMKIFCEYCVQLQGIYDRHQKYQQRSAEHRRPPNRRTTTPMFPPPATSPTATSTQGDPMDWEPTISRARNPQRKRARWVSGKEIERRKQEGCCFRCGSAGHQISQCPFLPAQRPTPRVAEFTAEDVTDAVLDDTQATPVPDVPSGKA; encoded by the exons ATGCCCACATATGAAGCCCCTACCATTAGCGATCACGAAGAATCCGCACTGAGCGCTGAACCGGAAACTACAGACTCACAGGAGACCCCAAGCACTATGAGCCAAAGCAATGATAGCAATAGTGTGCACCAGCGCCCCCGACAAATCCTACCGGATCCTGAGGTGTTTAAGGGAGATATTGCTTCCTATCAGAACTTCAAGCATCTCCTGAAAGCGAAGCTCCATGTTGACAGGAAGGCCCTGGGAGGTCCTTACGAATGCCTCTGGTATGCCTATGGACGATTGTCTGGCAATGCAGCTAGCCATATTCTTCCATGGATGATTGCCAACGCTGATTCGCCCACTATGGTAAACGACGATACAGTGACCAAACTCTTCGAACATCTTGATTTCAACTATATGGATAAGGAGCTCCAGAGGAAGGCTATGTACAACCTCAGCACATTGAAACAAGGCAACAAAACCATCAATGAACTGCTTGCAACCTTTGACCGTTATCTGATGGAGGCTGGCCAACAGAACCAGCCCGACAATATGAAGATTTTTTG CGAATACTGTGTTCAACTCCAGGGTATCTATGATAGGCATCAGAAATACCAACAGCGCTCTGCAGAACACCGACGTCCCCCTAATCGACGGACAACTACACCCatgtttcctcctccagcaacCTCCCCCACAGCTACTTCTACCCAAGGAGACCCCATGGACTGGGAGCCCACCATTTCTCGTGCCCGAAACCCCCAACGCAAGCGGGCTCGATGGGTCAGTGGCAAAGAGATTGAGCGCCGGAAGCAGGAGGGATGCTGTTTCCGATGCGGCTCTGCTGGTCATCAGATTAGCCAGTGCCCATTTCTCCCTGCACAACGTCCTACACCTAGGGTTGCTGAATTCACTGCAGAGGATGTCACAGATGCTGTCCTGGATGACACTCAAGCCACACCAGTGCCTGATGTACCTTCGGGAAAAGCCTAA
- a CDS encoding uncharacterized protein (COG:S;~EggNog:ENOG410QEFM;~InterPro:IPR015943,IPR036322,IPR027417,IPR007111, IPR018391,IPR031348,IPR019775,IPR001680,IPR020472, IPR017986;~PFAM:PF05729,PF00400,PF17111;~go_function: GO:0005515 - protein binding [Evidence IEA]), with protein MDPLSGAASVIAVVQLAAAITQICGTYLNKVKDAKRDIQRFQKEVIALSCVLQSLHELLHGPNSAKITAAEDLVNNITTCSSTLTKLKEKIEPETMQRRMRRWGLRAFKWPLNRSEVDDAISEIERYKTMFNLSLLVDQMTSTNRIDQKIGLGRLQIAKGAAFDSYDNQHAECLLGTRVDLLQEVEDWAKSPDGKCIFWLNGMAGTGKSTISRTAAGCLKQQHLLGASFFFKRGEEDRGTAKKFFPTLVEQLVTSIPHMLPKVQEAIEDDPHISDKVLREQFEKLLLEPLLRIEQSEGMKTRVIVIDALDECDSEDDMRVILRLLPRVQKSTSMRLRFLLTSRPELPIRLGFTEITDTHHELALHEIPTPVIEHDISLYFEDQFFHLRQDRSFPPDWPGDTTVKILIERAIPLFIAAATLCRFIGDPKWNPKKRLEAILTDQSVYVSKMDSTYIPVLKQLLTGQDEEESKQILEDFKEIVGAVVNLATPLSINALSQLLDRGRDDLKLTIRRLESLIQGDKYSEISGFLYDARRFVLKNRQIADSAPLQLYSSGLIFAPKGSTIRKQFHSELAAWDRLPQVEENWSAELLTLEGHSKWVQSVAFSTDGLLVSSSHDNGIKLWDPSTGDLRQTLKGHSESVQSVAFSPDGQLLASGSNDKTIRLWDASTGDLRQTLEGHSSSIRSVAFSPNGQLLASGSDDTTVRLWDPSMGNLCWILDGHLDTVLSVAFSPDGQLLASGSNDGTLRLWDPCTSDLRQTLKDDFGSVLSVAFSPDGQLLASGSDDMTVRLWDSSTGDLLQILAGHSNWDQSVVFSPDGQLLGYGSTCRGISFWDFGTGEQHNIPEVNPESVLSVTFSPDGQLLASGSDDKTIRLWDLSTGDLRQTLEGHSSSVWSVAFSPNGQLLASSSDDTTVRLWDPTTADLHQTLEVNSESVLSVIFSPDGQLLASGSDDTTVRLWDPSTGDLRQTLKGHSESVQSVAFSPDGQLLASGSDDTTVRLWDLSTGDLRQTLKGHSSSIQSVAFSPNGELLASGSGDKTIRLWDPNKGDLCQVLEGPSWVWSVAFSSDGQLLASGFDDKIIRLWDLSTGDLRQTLKGHFEPVWSESNIQLSILESQWICFRGRRVLWLPPHYRPTCLAFRAGMVGLGHSSGRVSFISHFA; from the exons ATGGATCCTCTTTCTGGTGCAGCGAGTGTTATCGCAGTTGTCCAATTAGCCGCAGCCATCACACAAATATGTGGCACATATCTCAACAAAGTCAAAGATGCAAAGCGAGATATTCAACGCTTTCAAAAGGAGGTTATCGCCCTGTCCTGCGTACTGCAATCCCTTCATGAGCTCCTCCATGGACCGAATAGCGCAAAGATTACTGCTGCCGAAGACCTGGTCAATAATATTACAACATGCTCTTCAACCCTTACAAAATTGAAGGAGAAAATCGAGCCGGAAACAATGCAAAGACGAATGAGGAGGTGGGGACTTCGAGCCTTCAAATGGCCGCTGAACCGGTCAGAGGTAGATGATGCGATCAGTGAAATTGAGCGGTACAAAACAATGTTTAATTTGTCCTTGCTGGTTGATCAAAT GACGTCCACCAATCGGATTGATCAAAAGATAGGTCTTGGCAGACTACAGATCGCAAAAGGAGCGGCATTCGACTCCTATGATAATCAGCATGCTGAATGTCTTCTAGGAACTCGAGTTGACCTGCTTCAGGAAGTCGAAGACTGGGCAAAATCACCAGACGGAAAATGCATATTTTGGCTGAATGGCATGGCTGGGACTGGAAAGTCAACAATCTCCCGAACAGCTGCAGGTTGTCTTAAACAGCAACATCTGCTTGGAGCGAGCTTCTTCTTTAAGAGAGGTGAAGAGGACCGAGGAACAGCAAAGAAGTTTTTCCCAACCTTGGTAGAGCAACTGGTTACTAGTATACCTCACATGCTCCCAAAAGTCCAAGAGGCAATTGAAGATGATCCACATATTTCAGATAAGGTGTTAAGGGAACAATTTGAGAAGCTTCTTCTTGAGCCACTGCTTAGAATTGAACAGAGTGAAGGGATGAAAACCAGAGTGATTGTGATTGATGCTCTGGATGAATGTGATTCTGAAGATGATATGCGGGTCATTCTCCGACTTTTGCCACGAGTCCAAAAGTCAACTTCAATGCGACTCCGCTTTCTACTAACAAGCAGACCTGAGTTGCCTATTAGGCTAGGCTTCACAGAAATCACCGACACTCACCATGAATTGGCTCTTCATGAGATTCCCACGCCAGTAATAGAGCATGATATATCCTTGTATTTTGAGGACCAGTTCTTCCATTTAAGACAAGATCGCTCGTTTCCACCAGACTGGCCTGGAGACACAACCGTTAAGATACTGATTGAGAGAGCCATCCCCTTATTCATTGCAGCTGCTACCTTATGTCGATTCATTGGCGATCCGAAGTGGAACCCCAAAAAGCGGCTTGAAGCAATTCTGACAGATCAGTCAGTTTATGTGTCCAAGATGGATAGTACATATATTCCTGTGCTAAAGCAGCTTCTTACTGGccaggatgaggaggaatcGAAGCAAATCCTTGAAGATTTTAAGGAGATAGTTGGAGCTGTGGTCAATCTTGCTaccccactctcaatcaatGCCCTCAGCCAGCTGCTGGACAGAGGGCGAGATGATCTCAAAT TGACTATTAGGAGACTAGAGTCACTTATACAG GGCGATAAGTATTCAGAAATATCAGGGTTCCTTTACGATGCGAGACGCTTTGTTCTTAAGAATCGACAGATAGCTGATAGTGCTCCGCTTCAGCTTTACTCCTCAGGGCTTATTTTTGCTCCCAAGGGCTCAACAATTAGAAAACAGTTTCATAGCGAGTTGGCGGCTTGGGACCGACTGCCACAGGTTGAGGAGAATTGGAGTGCGGAACTACTGACCCTTGAGGGCCATTCTAAATGGGTTCAGTCTGTGGCCTTTTCAACTGATGGTCTGCTTGTGTCTAGTTCCCATGACAACGGCATCAAGCTCTGGGATCCCAGCACAGGCGACCTGCGGCAGACCCTTAAGGGCCATTCAGAATCAGTTCAGTCTGTAGCCTTCTCACCTGACGGCCAACTGCTGGCATCTGGCTCTAATGATAAGACCATCAGGCTCTGGGATGCCAGCACGGGTGACCTGCGGCAGACCCTTGAGGGCCATTCTAGTTCAATTCGGTCTGTAGCATTTTCACCTAATGGTCAGCTGCTGGCATCTGGCTCCGATGACACAACTGTCAGGCTCTGGGATCCCAGCATGGGTAACCTGTGCtggatccttgatggccattTAGATACAGTTCTGTCTGTAGCCTTTTCACCTGACGGTCAGCTGCTGGCATCTGGCTCCAATGATGGGACACTCAGGCTCTGGGATCCCTGCACAAGTGACCTGCGTCAGACCCTCAAGGACGATTTTGGATCAGTTCTGTCTGTGGCCTTCTCACCTGACGGTCAACTGCTGGCATCTGGCTCTGATGACATGACTGTCAGGCTCTGGGATTCCAGCACAGGCGACCTGCTCCAGATACTTGCGGGCCATTCCAATTGGGATCAGTCTGTGGTCTTCTCACCTGACGGTCAGCTGTTGGGATATGGCTCCACTTGCAGGGGTATCAGTTTCTGGGATTTCGGCACAGGCGAACAGCATAATATCCCTGAGGTTAATCCTGAATCAGTTCTGTCTGTGACCTTCTCACCTGACGGTCAACTGCTGGCATCTGGCTCTGATGATAAGACCATCAGGCTTTGGGATCTCAGCACAGGCGACCTGCGGCAGACCCTTGAGGGCCATTCTAGTTCAGTTTGGTCTGTAGCCTTCTCACCTAATGGTCAGCTGCTGGCATCTAGCTCCGATGACACGACTGTCAGGCTCTGGGATCCCACTACAGCTGACCTGCATCAGACCCTTGAGGTCAATTCTGAATCAGTTCTGTCTGTGATCTTCTCACCTGACGGTCAGCTGCTGGCATCTGGCTCTGATGACACAACTGTCAGGCTCTGGGATCCCAGCACAGGCGACCTGCGGCAGACCCTCAAGGGCCATTCAGAATCAGTTCAGTCTGTAGCCTTCTCGCCTGATGGTCAGCTGCTGGCATCTGGCTCCGATGACACGACTGTCAGACTCTGGGATCTCAGCACAGGCGACCTGCGGCAGACCCTCAAGGGCCATTCTAGTTCAATTCAGTCTGTAGCCTTTTCACCTAATGGTGAGCTGCTGGCATCTGGCTCTGGTGACAAGACCATCAGGCTCTGGGATCCCAACAAGGGTGACCTGTGCCAGGTTCTTGAGGGCCCTTCATGGGTTTGGTCTGTGGCTTTCTCATCTGACGGTCAACTGCTGGCATCTGGCTTTGATGATAAGATTATCAGGCTTTGGGATCTCAGCACAGGCGACCTGCGCCAGACTCTTAAGGGCCATTTTGAACCGGTTTGGTCTGAAAGCAATATTCAGCTATCTATTTTAGAGAGCCAGTGGATCTGCTTTCGAGGCAGGAGGGTTTTATGGCTTCCACCGCACTATCGTCCAACTTGTTTGGCATTTAGAGCAGGTATGGTTGGTCTTGGTCATTCGTCCGGAAGAGTTTCCTTCATATCACATTTTGCTTGA
- a CDS encoding zinc-binding alcohol dehydrogenase family protein (COG:C;~EggNog:ENOG410PMCP;~InterPro:IPR013154,IPR013149,IPR036291,IPR011032, IPR020843;~PFAM:PF00107,PF08240;~go_function: GO:0016491 - oxidoreductase activity [Evidence IEA];~go_process: GO:0055114 - oxidation-reduction process [Evidence IEA]), whose product MAAQKAVVITAPNQATVVSNRSLPKLRHDCILVKTVSVALNPTDWKSIEHRSATGVLVGCDYAGIVEEVGKGVNKTFKPGDRVCGFVHGCNAVQPEDGAFAEYIVAIGDLQLRIPDHVSFQEATTLGLGAVTVGQGLYQSLKMGFPTPTPTPRPNETTPILIYGGSTATGTLAIQLAKLSGYKVLTTCSPHNFDLVRGLGADAVFNYHDPDSATAIKEHTQNRLKLVFDTVSTESSAEYCERVLSTEGGDYSTLLPITIERENVNSRLTVAYTAFGKGFKFGDRDIPASSVDREFADNFYATVERLLGEGKLRAHPPRVCLGGLNGVLEGLRLMKEGKISGEKLVYNVAETL is encoded by the coding sequence ATGGCAGCCCAAAAAGCCGTCGTCATTACCGCCCCTAATCAAGCAACCGTGGTGTCCAACAGATCCTTACCCAAACTTCGCCATGACTGCATCCTCGTCAAAACCGTCAGCGTGGCCCTGAACCCAACAGACTGGAAATCTATCGAACACAGATCTGCCACAGGTGTGCTTGTGGGTTGTGACTACGCAGGGATTGTAGAGGAGGTAGGGAAAGGTGTCAACAAGACATTTAAACCAGGAGACCGAGTCTGCGGATTTGTCCACGGTTGCAATGCTGTCCAACCGGAAGACGGTGCATTTGCAGAGTACATCGTGGCAATTGGGGACTTGCAACTACGGATCCCGGACCATGTGAGTTTCCAGGAGGCTACTACTTTGGGCCTGGGTGCAGTTACTGTGGGACAAGGGCTTTATCAGAGTCTGAAGATGGGCTTTCCTACTCCTACTCCTACTCCCCGACCCAATGAGACCACGCCGATTCTCATCTACGGCGGCTCAACCGCTACAGGAACCCTGGCAATCCAGCTCGCCAAGTTATCTGGCTACAAGGTGTTGACGACCTGCTCACCGCACAACTTCGACCTTGTGAGGGGATTGGGCGCTGATGCAGTTTTCAACTACCATGACCCGGACTCCGCCACTGCAATCAAGGAGCATACACAGAACCGTCTGAAATTGGTGTTCGATACAGTCTCAACCGAATCTAGCGCGGAATACTGTGAGCGTGTGCTATCAACCGAAGGTGGCGACTATAGTACTCTTTTACCCATTACTATTGAGCGCGAGAATGTTAATAGCCGGCTCACGGTAGCTTATACGGCTTTCGGCAAAGGGTTCAAGTTCGGTGATAGGGATATTCCTGCCAGTTCTGTGGACAGGGAGTTTGCGGACAATTTCTACGCTACTGTTGAGAGATTGCTTGGAGAGGGAAAACTAAGAGCTCATCCCCCTAGGGTTTGTCTTGGTGGGTTGAACGGTGTTCTGGAGGGATTGAgattgatgaaggaagggAAAATCAGCGGAGAGAAGCTCGTGTATAATGTTGCAGAGACTCTGTGA
- a CDS encoding uncharacterized protein (COG:C;~EggNog:ENOG410PFYI;~InterPro:IPR015590,IPR016161,IPR016162;~go_function: GO:0016491 - oxidoreductase activity [Evidence IEA];~go_process: GO:0055114 - oxidation-reduction process [Evidence IEA]), giving the protein MAFHTWNQNTVRQIHNAVTPSNDQPNPRVPLSSKHDLDTAVDAARRAFTTVDERKCRIRPFLCDLEINKDALAELLSLEQGKPLSQAKTEIQRTKDLVRNMIEVDIPARN; this is encoded by the exons ATGGCCTTTCACACCTGGAACCAGAATACTGTCA GGCAGATCCATAATGCCGTTACTCCTAGCAACGACCAACCGAATCCACGTGTCCCCTTGTCCAGCAAGCATGACCTAGATACAGCAGTCGATGCCGCACGACGCGCCTTCACTACTGTTGATGAACGGAAATGCAGGATACGCCCATTTCTCTGCGACCTGGAGATTAACAAGGATGCGCTTGCTGAGCTACTATCCCTCGAACAAGGGAAGCCGCTGAGCCAGGCTAAGACGGAAATCCAACGGACAAAAGATCTTGTCAGAAACATGATCGAAGTCGATATTCCGGCGAGAAATTAA